The following coding sequences lie in one Gallaecimonas pentaromativorans genomic window:
- a CDS encoding YciI family protein yields MFILSLSYIKPLDEVDQHLEAHRNWLKGAYQAGIVLASGPKNPRDGGVILCRLADPELVSAFIEQDPFHQAGVASYEVIEFTATLAAEGLERLLD; encoded by the coding sequence ATGTTTATTTTGTCCCTGAGCTATATCAAACCCCTCGATGAGGTTGACCAGCACCTTGAGGCTCACCGCAACTGGTTAAAGGGCGCTTATCAGGCCGGTATTGTGCTGGCCTCCGGCCCTAAAAATCCCCGTGATGGCGGCGTTATTCTTTGCCGCTTGGCTGACCCTGAGCTGGTCTCGGCTTTTATCGAGCAAGACCCTTTCCACCAGGCCGGGGTGGCGAGTTATGAGGTAATCGAGTTCACCGCGACCCTGGCTGCCGAGGGCCTGGAGAGGCTACTGGATTAA
- the cutA gene encoding divalent-cation tolerance protein CutA, whose amino-acid sequence MTEAWVVLCTCPDQTSAERLAKQLLTQGLAACVNLLPKVRSLYLWQGQLCDDQEVQMIIKTTRQRYPALEAALSAVHPYDNPEILALAAADGAKAYLSWLSEVTHD is encoded by the coding sequence ATGACCGAGGCATGGGTGGTGCTGTGCACCTGCCCCGACCAAACCAGCGCCGAACGCCTGGCCAAACAGCTTTTAACACAGGGGTTGGCAGCCTGTGTCAACCTGCTCCCTAAAGTGCGCTCCCTCTATCTTTGGCAAGGCCAACTTTGTGACGACCAAGAAGTGCAGATGATCATTAAAACCACGCGCCAACGCTACCCTGCCCTGGAGGCGGCCTTGAGCGCTGTCCATCCCTACGACAACCCTGAGATCCTGGCTCTGGCGGCAGCCGATGGCGCCAAGGCTTACCTAAGCTGGCTGAGCGAGGTTACCCATGATTAA
- a CDS encoding PAAR domain-containing protein, which yields MGKPAATITHMHVCPKTTGTVPHVGGPIVVGSPNVLIGCLPAARVGDMLVCVGPPDKVKSGSGTVLINGKKAARMGDSTDHGGVIVVGNPTVLIGG from the coding sequence ATGGGAAAACCCGCCGCTACCATTACCCACATGCATGTTTGCCCCAAAACCACCGGTACCGTCCCTCACGTGGGCGGCCCTATCGTGGTGGGTTCACCCAATGTGTTGATTGGCTGCCTGCCTGCTGCCCGGGTAGGCGATATGTTGGTTTGCGTGGGGCCGCCGGATAAAGTCAAAAGCGGTTCTGGCACGGTGCTGATTAACGGTAAGAAGGCCGCGCGGATGGGCGATAGCACCGATCACGGCGGCGTTATCGTGGTGGGTAACCCCACGGTATTGATTGGCGGCTAA
- a CDS encoding HDOD domain-containing protein translates to MSKKSLEQFFSRPQNLPQIPQVVKDLIATFNDPDTDVRTVAGKIGKDAVITAKTLRLANSARYGRSRQVATVTEASVRLGLDVLRNMVLAAGLVDIYPSVPHFDLKGFWRQSFNVGELCRLLAAKSSCDSELSFTCGMLHNIGELIIHAAEPDLAAELDERVSAGEARAYAEHAVLGFTYAEVGAELSSRWLFPDVIQLAIRNQRVPLLAEPFSQYAALVYMASYLERLEDAGEDTPVDWPLQLAIKLNIDWAFALEAKLKVRDEGSAYSMLLE, encoded by the coding sequence ATGTCCAAGAAATCCTTAGAACAATTTTTTTCACGTCCGCAGAACCTGCCCCAGATCCCGCAGGTGGTGAAGGATCTTATCGCCACCTTCAATGATCCCGATACCGACGTGCGCACTGTTGCCGGCAAAATTGGCAAGGATGCGGTGATCACCGCCAAAACCCTGCGCCTGGCCAACTCGGCCCGGTATGGCCGTTCCCGCCAGGTAGCCACGGTGACCGAAGCCTCGGTGCGCCTGGGCCTGGATGTGCTGCGCAACATGGTGTTGGCTGCTGGCTTGGTGGATATCTACCCCAGCGTGCCGCATTTTGACCTCAAGGGCTTTTGGCGCCAGTCGTTCAATGTCGGTGAGTTGTGCCGGCTGTTGGCCGCTAAATCCAGCTGCGACAGCGAGCTGAGTTTTACCTGCGGCATGTTGCACAACATTGGTGAGCTGATCATCCACGCTGCCGAGCCTGATTTGGCTGCCGAGCTGGACGAACGTGTTTCAGCCGGTGAGGCCCGTGCCTACGCCGAACATGCGGTGCTGGGCTTTACCTACGCCGAAGTGGGCGCCGAGCTCTCCAGCCGCTGGCTGTTCCCGGACGTTATCCAGTTGGCCATCCGCAACCAGCGGGTGCCGTTGCTGGCCGAGCCTTTTAGCCAATATGCGGCCCTGGTGTACATGGCCTCTTATCTTGAGCGTCTGGAAGATGCCGGTGAAGACACACCGGTGGACTGGCCGCTGCAACTGGCCATCAAGCTCAATATCGATTGGGCCTTTGCGCTGGAAGCCAAGCTTAAGGTGCGCGACGAAGGCTCTGCCTACTCCATGTTGCTCGAATAA
- a CDS encoding protein-disulfide reductase DsbD, translating into MIKRLWLLLALTLPLFAQAGGIPLPKADKLLAQQEPQFLPEDQAFAFNFQQDGQQLKLNWDIANGYYLYKIRFKVEGKGVSTGTLTLPQGQDHEDEFFGKTEVYHQQVAFTVPLSAINQGATVVVSYQGCADKGLCYPPTRKTVPVDPIAATAAPSHAPAQGYVSEQNKLAAMLAGSGLGLTLLAFFGAGVLIAFTPCVFPMYPILTGIIAGAGNKLTTGRAVWLSFIYVQGMAITYTALGLLVASAGAQVQALFQSPVVLIGLSLLFVMLAVVMFSGANLQLPSALQERLNRVSNQQQAGSVTGVLVMGVISGLVASPCTTAPLTGALLFVAQSGNLMTGALALYVLSLGMGLPLMLIGSTGSKWLPKAGAWMETIKHLFGFILLAVPILLLGRLVPDSWALIAWALWLLVTFAFLAQANSASQPGFWKGVRTLVAFLGLFTGAMLGYQTLFAPQVATPVASTTQDGHFKRVRNLAEMQAAIKAAASEGTPIMVDFYADWCVACKEFEKYTFSDPQVKARFAKMVLLQTDVTESTTEQVAMLNHFDILGLPTLLFFDKNGNEITALRVTGFQKPAQFLKTLDQFQ; encoded by the coding sequence ATGATTAAGCGCCTGTGGCTGCTCCTGGCATTGACGCTGCCGCTCTTTGCCCAGGCAGGCGGCATTCCCTTGCCCAAGGCCGATAAATTGCTGGCCCAGCAGGAGCCGCAATTTTTGCCGGAAGACCAAGCCTTTGCCTTTAACTTCCAGCAAGACGGCCAGCAGCTGAAACTGAATTGGGACATCGCCAACGGCTATTACCTATACAAAATTCGCTTCAAGGTTGAAGGCAAGGGGGTCAGCACCGGCACTCTCACCCTGCCCCAGGGCCAAGACCACGAAGACGAGTTCTTCGGCAAGACCGAGGTGTACCATCAGCAAGTGGCCTTTACTGTGCCCCTTAGCGCTATCAACCAGGGCGCCACCGTGGTGGTGAGCTACCAGGGCTGCGCCGATAAGGGCCTATGCTACCCGCCCACCCGTAAAACGGTACCGGTCGACCCGATAGCGGCAACGGCGGCCCCATCCCATGCGCCAGCCCAAGGTTACGTCAGCGAGCAAAACAAACTGGCCGCCATGCTGGCCGGTAGCGGCCTTGGGCTGACCTTGCTGGCCTTCTTTGGCGCCGGGGTGCTTATTGCTTTTACCCCCTGCGTTTTCCCCATGTACCCGATTTTGACCGGCATTATCGCCGGTGCCGGCAACAAGCTCACCACCGGCCGGGCGGTGTGGCTGTCCTTTATCTATGTGCAGGGCATGGCCATTACCTACACGGCGCTGGGCTTGCTGGTAGCGAGCGCCGGCGCCCAGGTACAAGCGCTATTTCAAAGCCCGGTGGTGCTGATTGGCCTGTCGCTACTGTTTGTGATGCTGGCGGTGGTGATGTTTAGCGGCGCCAACCTGCAACTGCCGTCGGCGCTGCAAGAGCGGCTTAACCGGGTGTCTAATCAGCAGCAAGCCGGCTCGGTAACCGGGGTGCTGGTGATGGGGGTGATCTCCGGCCTGGTGGCCAGCCCTTGCACCACGGCGCCCTTAACCGGCGCTCTGCTGTTTGTGGCCCAGAGCGGCAACCTGATGACCGGCGCCCTGGCTCTTTATGTACTGTCCCTCGGTATGGGCCTGCCGCTGATGCTGATTGGCTCCACCGGCAGCAAGTGGCTGCCCAAAGCTGGCGCCTGGATGGAAACCATCAAGCACCTCTTTGGGTTTATCCTGCTGGCGGTGCCCATCCTGCTGCTGGGCCGGCTGGTACCGGATAGCTGGGCGCTGATCGCCTGGGCATTGTGGCTGCTGGTGACCTTTGCCTTCTTGGCCCAGGCCAATAGCGCCAGCCAGCCGGGCTTTTGGAAAGGGGTTCGCACCCTGGTGGCCTTCCTGGGGCTTTTTACCGGCGCCATGCTGGGCTACCAAACCCTCTTTGCACCGCAGGTTGCCACGCCGGTTGCCAGCACCACGCAAGACGGCCACTTTAAACGGGTCAGGAATCTTGCCGAGATGCAGGCCGCCATCAAGGCCGCCGCCAGCGAAGGAACACCCATCATGGTGGATTTCTATGCCGACTGGTGCGTGGCTTGTAAGGAGTTCGAGAAGTACACCTTCTCAGACCCACAAGTGAAGGCCCGCTTTGCAAAGATGGTGCTGCTGCAAACTGATGTTACCGAAAGCACCACCGAGCAGGTGGCCATGCTCAATCACTTCGACATTCTCGGCCTGCCGACCCTGCTGTTTTTCGACAAAAACGGTAACGAGATAACGGCGCTGCGGGTGACTGGCTTTCAAAAGCCGGCGCAGTTCCTAAAAACCCTGGACCAATTTCAATAA
- a CDS encoding FxsA family protein: MFGRLFLLFLIVPFVEITLLIKLGGMIGVVPTIALMIITAVIGARLVRQAGFSTWMEAQRRMAAGEMPGQQICEGLVLLSAGVMLVTPGLLTDIAGIALLLPSVRRKLAAQLGKRMVVQTVAGTGPMGGQQGQPGQYREHSTIDGEFERKD; encoded by the coding sequence ATGTTCGGCCGACTCTTCCTGTTATTTTTGATTGTTCCCTTTGTCGAGATCACGTTGCTGATCAAGCTGGGGGGCATGATTGGCGTGGTACCCACCATCGCCCTGATGATCATCACTGCCGTGATTGGTGCCCGGCTGGTCCGCCAGGCCGGTTTTTCCACCTGGATGGAGGCCCAGCGGCGCATGGCGGCCGGCGAAATGCCCGGCCAGCAAATTTGTGAAGGTCTGGTGCTGCTGAGCGCCGGTGTCATGCTGGTCACCCCAGGCTTGTTGACCGATATCGCCGGTATTGCGCTGTTGCTGCCGAGTGTGCGCCGCAAACTGGCAGCGCAGCTGGGTAAGCGCATGGTGGTGCAAACCGTTGCTGGCACCGGCCCCATGGGCGGCCAGCAAGGGCAACCAGGCCAATACCGTGAACACAGCACCATTGACGGTGAGTTTGAGCGCAAGGATTAA
- a CDS encoding SDR family oxidoreductase produces MSFDFTGKAVFVMGGTSGINLGIAQGFAKAGARVCVASRSQDKVDAAVAGLGDGAFGYSVDVRDSDAVAEVFAEAASVFGQPIDVLVSGAAGNFPSPAKDLSANGFKAVVDIDLQGTFNVMKGAYPHLTRPGCIINISAPQAYVPMGLQAHVCAAKAGVDMITRTLAMEWGPEGIRVNSLVPGPIAGTEGMARLAPTPQLLAMVEDSVPLKRNGVPEDLANAAQFLASPMASYISGVVLPVDGGWSLAGVSYAMDNIARQLTGKKS; encoded by the coding sequence ATGTCTTTTGATTTCACCGGGAAAGCAGTTTTTGTAATGGGCGGCACCAGCGGCATCAACTTAGGGATCGCCCAGGGCTTTGCCAAAGCAGGGGCCAGGGTCTGTGTGGCCAGCCGCAGCCAGGACAAGGTCGATGCAGCAGTGGCCGGCTTGGGTGATGGCGCTTTTGGTTACAGCGTAGATGTACGTGACAGTGATGCCGTAGCCGAGGTTTTTGCCGAGGCGGCAAGCGTGTTTGGCCAGCCCATTGATGTGTTGGTCAGTGGCGCGGCCGGTAACTTCCCATCACCAGCCAAGGACTTGTCGGCCAACGGCTTTAAAGCGGTGGTGGATATCGACCTGCAAGGCACCTTCAATGTGATGAAAGGGGCTTACCCGCACCTGACCCGTCCCGGTTGCATCATCAATATCTCGGCGCCTCAGGCTTATGTGCCCATGGGTCTGCAAGCCCATGTGTGTGCCGCCAAAGCCGGGGTAGACATGATCACCCGCACCCTGGCCATGGAATGGGGCCCCGAAGGGATTCGCGTTAATTCCCTGGTACCCGGCCCCATTGCTGGCACCGAAGGCATGGCACGTCTGGCGCCAACGCCACAGCTGTTGGCCATGGTGGAAGACTCGGTACCGCTAAAACGCAACGGCGTCCCGGAAGATTTGGCCAATGCCGCCCAATTCCTGGCCTCACCCATGGCCAGTTACATCAGTGGCGTGGTGTTGCCGGTCGACGGTGGCTGGTCTTTGGCTGGGGTCAGCTACGCCATGGACAATATTGCCAGGCAGTTGACCGGTAAGAAGTCGTAA
- the zntR gene encoding Zn(2+)-responsive transcriptional regulator — protein sequence MKIGELAQATGVTVDTLRFWEKQGLLEAKRGDNGYRYYDDSSLSTLHFILSMKSLGFSLEDIRELLDIRVDIDSHTCGEVKSVVDAHLQQVELRLAQLQQIHRALSAMSSACQGGQEGANNCSILEALDNQPPLS from the coding sequence ATGAAAATTGGTGAACTGGCACAGGCTACCGGCGTAACGGTAGACACCTTGCGGTTTTGGGAGAAGCAGGGGCTGCTTGAAGCCAAAAGGGGTGACAACGGTTATCGCTATTACGATGACAGCTCGTTAAGTACCCTGCATTTTATTCTTTCCATGAAATCACTGGGCTTTTCCCTGGAGGATATTCGAGAGCTATTGGATATCCGGGTCGATATCGACAGTCATACCTGTGGCGAGGTGAAATCCGTCGTCGACGCTCACCTGCAACAGGTCGAATTACGTTTGGCCCAGCTGCAACAGATCCACCGTGCCCTCAGCGCCATGAGCAGCGCCTGCCAGGGGGGCCAGGAAGGGGCGAACAACTGCAGTATCTTGGAGGCGCTGGATAACCAGCCGCCATTGTCTTAA
- a CDS encoding DUF3192 domain-containing protein, with protein sequence MKKSVARLALMTVFLLPLSACVVIADGDSDHDRSDHTKIERHNRDGIAGLSTGMSRADVTSKMGTPDFDDQLTDGHRVLFYRTQRKHGDGMTTRDECTPLIFSNDKLIGWGQLALDKL encoded by the coding sequence ATGAAAAAGTCTGTTGCCCGTCTTGCGTTAATGACCGTTTTCCTACTGCCTTTGTCTGCTTGTGTGGTGATCGCCGACGGCGATTCCGATCACGATCGCAGCGACCACACTAAAATAGAACGGCACAACCGTGACGGCATCGCCGGGCTTTCTACTGGCATGAGCCGTGCCGATGTCACCAGTAAAATGGGCACACCGGACTTTGATGACCAGCTCACAGACGGGCATCGCGTATTGTTTTACCGCACCCAGCGCAAGCACGGTGACGGTATGACCACCCGCGACGAATGCACGCCACTGATCTTCAGCAACGACAAGCTGATCGGTTGGGGGCAACTGGCGCTGGACAAACTCTAA
- a CDS encoding co-chaperone GroES: MKLRPLHDRVIVKRIEVEAKSAGGIVLTGSAAEKSTRGEVLAVGQGRVLDNGEVKPLDVKVGDKVIFNDGYGVKTEKLDGQEVLIMSESDILAIVEG; encoded by the coding sequence ATGAAACTGCGTCCGTTGCATGACCGCGTCATCGTCAAGCGCATCGAAGTTGAAGCCAAATCTGCTGGCGGCATCGTGCTGACCGGCTCTGCCGCTGAAAAATCCACTCGCGGCGAAGTGCTGGCCGTAGGTCAGGGCCGTGTTTTGGATAACGGCGAGGTCAAACCCCTGGATGTCAAGGTGGGTGACAAGGTTATCTTCAACGACGGCTACGGTGTCAAAACCGAGAAGCTCGACGGCCAAGAAGTGCTGATCATGAGCGAGTCCGACATCCTGGCGATTGTCGAAGGTTAA
- a CDS encoding glutaredoxin family protein yields the protein MRRWMWLALLVLLVQQSDSLKAVAKAHDIWPFGQAKAELYTNDWCVACVRTETLVKALNMPVQRVNLDYSAQADDIKKRFGEGPLPILVMGDEVIRGYEPKRTEALWKKLQSQSVMATLLAPSSL from the coding sequence ATGCGTCGTTGGATGTGGTTGGCGCTGCTGGTACTGCTTGTCCAGCAGAGCGACAGCCTTAAAGCCGTGGCTAAGGCACATGATATTTGGCCCTTTGGGCAAGCAAAAGCTGAGCTTTACACCAACGACTGGTGCGTTGCCTGCGTACGCACCGAAACGTTGGTCAAGGCCCTGAATATGCCAGTGCAAAGGGTTAATCTTGATTACTCGGCGCAAGCTGACGACATTAAAAAGCGTTTTGGTGAAGGGCCGCTGCCCATCCTGGTGATGGGGGATGAGGTTATTCGCGGTTACGAGCCCAAGCGCACCGAAGCCCTATGGAAAAAGCTGCAAAGCCAGTCAGTTATGGCCACCTTGCTTGCCCCGTCTTCCTTGTAA
- a CDS encoding YaeQ family protein, with product MALGATIYKAQLNISDLERHYYGEHQLTLACHPSETETRLMVRLLAFIAHADDDLTFTKGLSSDDEPDLWLKAPDGRILLWIELGEPTVKRIKQGLSRAEKVLVYSYGARGAEQWWKQFGDEIKALKRLEVLNIGFEQLPALAAFAKKNMALSATLMESQWLLTDGERSEEFSFERWL from the coding sequence ATGGCGTTGGGTGCCACTATCTACAAGGCGCAGCTGAATATCAGCGATCTGGAACGGCACTACTATGGGGAGCATCAGCTGACCCTGGCCTGCCACCCATCGGAAACCGAAACCCGGCTGATGGTGCGGCTGCTGGCCTTTATCGCCCACGCCGATGACGACCTGACCTTTACCAAGGGCCTTAGCAGCGACGACGAGCCCGACTTATGGCTCAAGGCGCCAGATGGCCGCATCCTGCTGTGGATAGAGCTGGGCGAGCCGACGGTCAAACGCATCAAGCAGGGCTTGTCTCGGGCCGAGAAGGTGTTGGTGTATTCCTACGGCGCCCGCGGCGCCGAGCAGTGGTGGAAGCAGTTCGGTGACGAAATAAAGGCCCTTAAACGCCTTGAAGTGCTGAACATCGGCTTTGAGCAGCTGCCAGCCCTGGCGGCCTTTGCCAAAAAGAACATGGCCCTGAGCGCGACCTTGATGGAAAGCCAGTGGCTGCTCACCGACGGCGAGCGCTCAGAAGAATTCAGCTTCGAGCGCTGGCTGTAA
- the dgt gene encoding dGTPase produces MDFRNKISSSRYYQRNVKPLELSVFESDRGRIINSAAVRRLQQKTQVFPLERNSAVRSRLTHSMEVQQVGRFIVQTIFARLEKQELLAKTGLAGLERHVESLVEMACLMHDIGNPPFGHFGEQAINDWFGRNLADCYPVVAGETLQLPDDLVRDICGFEGNAQAIRLVHSLLNLNLTFTQVAGILKYTRCGTEPKPTEGAPGHYLKKKVGFYFSEQAYVNRLCDQLHMEPGCRHPISYIMEAADDISYCIADLEDAVEKDILDLDKLSGALKSEFTDIVKGFSHLATQPPESFDLPAMLDKAKTKATLFDATAVSQFFIEFRLKILHPLVKYAAERFIGNLDAIYHGHFNEALLEDESYAHAITKALKNVAFKYAFCDKEVEARELQGYKVITGLLDIYRPLLQCPRAQFNQVMAQEPKAPLLEKRLFKKLSGKHVHAYSQAVKGQDDAIEFYYRCRLLQDYVSGMTDQFAYDEYRALMVID; encoded by the coding sequence GTGGATTTTCGCAATAAGATCTCTTCTTCTCGTTATTACCAGCGCAATGTAAAACCTCTTGAGCTTTCCGTTTTTGAAAGCGACCGGGGCCGTATTATCAATTCAGCCGCCGTCCGGCGCTTGCAGCAAAAGACCCAGGTTTTTCCCCTTGAGCGCAACTCGGCGGTGCGCAGCCGCCTGACCCATTCCATGGAAGTACAGCAGGTCGGGCGCTTTATCGTGCAGACCATTTTTGCCCGGCTTGAAAAACAGGAGCTGCTGGCCAAAACCGGCCTGGCTGGCCTTGAGCGCCACGTAGAAAGCCTGGTGGAGATGGCTTGCCTGATGCACGATATCGGCAACCCGCCCTTTGGCCATTTTGGCGAGCAAGCCATCAATGACTGGTTTGGCCGTAACCTGGCGGATTGTTACCCGGTGGTGGCCGGTGAAACGTTGCAACTGCCTGATGATTTGGTCCGGGATATTTGCGGCTTTGAAGGTAACGCCCAGGCCATTCGCCTGGTGCATAGCCTGCTCAATCTCAACCTCACCTTTACCCAGGTGGCGGGCATTTTGAAATACACCCGCTGCGGCACCGAGCCAAAGCCCACCGAGGGAGCGCCTGGCCATTATCTAAAAAAGAAAGTGGGCTTTTATTTTAGCGAGCAGGCTTATGTAAACCGGCTTTGCGACCAGCTGCATATGGAGCCGGGTTGTCGCCACCCTATTAGTTACATCATGGAAGCGGCCGACGATATTTCCTATTGCATCGCCGATCTGGAAGACGCGGTAGAAAAAGACATTCTCGACCTGGATAAGTTAAGCGGAGCATTAAAAAGCGAGTTTACTGACATCGTTAAAGGTTTCTCGCACCTGGCTACCCAGCCTCCCGAGAGCTTTGATTTGCCGGCCATGCTCGATAAGGCCAAAACCAAGGCGACCCTGTTTGATGCTACCGCCGTCAGCCAATTTTTTATCGAGTTCCGGCTGAAGATCCTCCATCCCCTGGTCAAGTACGCCGCCGAGCGTTTTATTGGAAACCTTGATGCGATTTACCACGGCCATTTCAACGAAGCGTTACTGGAAGATGAAAGCTACGCCCACGCCATCACTAAGGCGCTTAAAAACGTCGCTTTCAAATACGCCTTTTGCGATAAGGAAGTCGAAGCCAGGGAGCTGCAGGGCTACAAGGTGATCACCGGGCTGTTGGATATTTACCGGCCGCTACTGCAATGCCCGCGAGCGCAGTTCAATCAGGTAATGGCCCAGGAGCCCAAGGCGCCGCTGCTGGAAAAGCGGCTTTTTAAAAAGCTCTCCGGCAAGCATGTCCATGCTTACTCACAGGCGGTAAAAGGCCAGGACGACGCCATCGAGTTTTATTACCGCTGCCGGCTGCTACAGGATTATGTCAGCGGCATGACCGACCAATTTGCCTACGACGAATACCGGGCCTTGATGGTGATAGACTGA
- the groL gene encoding chaperonin GroEL (60 kDa chaperone family; promotes refolding of misfolded polypeptides especially under stressful conditions; forms two stacked rings of heptamers to form a barrel-shaped 14mer; ends can be capped by GroES; misfolded proteins enter the barrel where they are refolded when GroES binds) produces the protein MAAKEVKFGNDARVKMLKGVNILADAVKVTLGPKGRNVVLDKSFGAPLITKDGVSVAKEIELEDKFENMGAQMVKEVASKANDEAGDGTTTATVLAQAIVNEGLKAVAAGMNPMDLKRGIDKAVIKAVEELKALSVPCSDSKAIAQVGTISANSDETIGNILAEAMDKVGKEGVITVEEGQGLQDELDVVEGMQFDRGYLSPYFINNPDNGSVELDSPFILLVDKKISNIREMLPTLEGVAKSGKPLLVIAEDVEGEALATLVVNTMRGIVKVAAVKAPGFGDRRKAMLQDIAILTGGTVISEEIGMELEKAGLEELGQAKRVVITKDETTIIDGIGEAAAIEARVKQIRAQIEESTSDYDKEKLQERVAKLAGGVAVIKVGAATEVEMKEKKARVEDALHATRAAVEEGVVPGGGVALVRVASKLGELTAENEDQNHGIKIALRAMEAPLRQIVSNAGGEASVIAAKIKDGSANFGYNAGNDTFGDMLEMGILDPTKVTRSALQFASSVAGLMITTEAMVTELPKSDAPSAPDMGGMGGMGGMM, from the coding sequence ATGGCAGCAAAAGAAGTCAAATTCGGTAACGATGCCCGCGTTAAAATGCTCAAGGGTGTGAACATCCTGGCTGATGCGGTAAAAGTCACTCTGGGCCCCAAAGGCCGTAACGTGGTACTGGACAAGTCCTTCGGCGCGCCGCTGATCACCAAAGACGGTGTGTCCGTGGCCAAAGAAATCGAACTGGAAGACAAGTTCGAGAACATGGGCGCCCAGATGGTCAAGGAAGTCGCTTCCAAGGCCAACGACGAAGCCGGCGACGGCACCACCACCGCCACCGTACTGGCCCAGGCCATCGTTAACGAAGGCCTCAAAGCCGTTGCCGCTGGCATGAACCCGATGGATCTCAAGCGCGGCATCGACAAAGCCGTTATCAAGGCCGTGGAAGAGCTCAAAGCCCTGTCCGTGCCTTGCTCCGATTCCAAAGCCATTGCCCAGGTTGGCACCATCTCCGCCAACTCCGATGAAACCATCGGCAACATCCTGGCCGAAGCCATGGACAAAGTTGGCAAAGAAGGCGTTATCACCGTTGAAGAAGGCCAAGGCCTGCAAGACGAGCTGGACGTAGTGGAAGGTATGCAGTTTGACCGCGGCTACCTGTCTCCCTACTTCATCAATAACCCTGACAACGGCAGCGTTGAGCTGGACAGCCCCTTCATCCTGCTGGTTGACAAAAAAATCTCCAACATCCGCGAGATGCTGCCGACCCTCGAAGGCGTGGCCAAGTCTGGCAAGCCGCTGCTGGTGATCGCTGAAGACGTGGAAGGCGAAGCCCTGGCTACCCTGGTGGTGAACACCATGCGCGGTATCGTCAAGGTGGCTGCCGTTAAGGCCCCTGGCTTTGGCGACCGTCGTAAAGCCATGCTGCAAGATATCGCCATCCTCACCGGCGGTACCGTGATCTCCGAAGAGATTGGCATGGAGCTGGAAAAGGCCGGCCTGGAAGAACTGGGTCAAGCCAAGCGTGTGGTTATCACCAAAGACGAAACCACCATCATCGACGGTATCGGTGAAGCTGCCGCCATCGAAGCGCGCGTTAAGCAAATCCGTGCCCAAATCGAAGAGTCCACTTCCGACTACGACAAAGAAAAACTGCAAGAGCGCGTGGCCAAACTGGCTGGCGGTGTTGCCGTTATCAAAGTCGGCGCCGCTACCGAAGTGGAAATGAAAGAGAAGAAAGCCCGCGTTGAAGACGCCCTGCACGCTACCCGCGCCGCAGTGGAAGAAGGCGTGGTGCCTGGCGGCGGTGTTGCTCTGGTGCGCGTTGCCTCCAAGCTGGGCGAGCTGACCGCTGAAAACGAAGACCAGAACCACGGCATCAAGATCGCCCTGCGTGCCATGGAAGCGCCGCTGCGCCAGATCGTCTCCAACGCCGGTGGTGAAGCCTCCGTTATCGCTGCCAAAATCAAAGACGGCAGCGCCAACTTCGGTTACAACGCCGGTAACGATACCTTTGGCGACATGCTGGAAATGGGTATCCTGGATCCGACCAAGGTCACCCGTAGCGCTCTGCAGTTCGCCTCTTCTGTGGCCGGTCTGATGATCACCACCGAAGCCATGGTCACCGAACTGCCTAAGTCCGATGCCCCTTCAGCCCCCGATATGGGCGGCATGGGTGGCATGGGCGGCATGATGTGA